In Cryptosporangium aurantiacum, one DNA window encodes the following:
- a CDS encoding acyl-CoA dehydrogenase family protein: MDGYFTTARHDRIRQEVRTFAEDEVRPRVAEMEEDRGVAYELSRLIARQRWIGATIGAEYGGMDAGHVAKTIIIEELSRVSGAMGAMVQASQLGTAKILHFGTPEQKERWLPAVASGDCLPTIAVTEKTSGSHVLGMSTTARREGDHYVLNGRKAFVGNSHVGDLHGVVARTGSGSRGLSAFLVEADRPGFSLAPHRPAVGLPGFSFGELIFTDCRVPVANLLGGEGDGLDVAYSSSILVGRPNLTAVSLGIHEAIVAETVRFATWQRRYGKPLAELPTVRDQIGRMQSALMTARLAAYHAAYLLDQGLPCDAELQNAKLINAEYSLDSARLAVEIHGAHGLFPDDSPIARYQRDAFHILPPAGTSAVQRLRLAEAALGADKGAPWSTRFAPPVEPPAELVPLADRIPAPRAEAFADAEAV; the protein is encoded by the coding sequence ATGGACGGCTATTTCACCACCGCACGTCACGACCGGATCCGACAGGAGGTGCGGACCTTCGCCGAGGACGAGGTCCGCCCCAGGGTCGCGGAGATGGAGGAGGACCGCGGCGTCGCGTACGAGCTGTCCAGACTCATCGCCCGCCAGAGGTGGATCGGCGCCACGATCGGCGCCGAGTACGGCGGCATGGACGCCGGCCACGTCGCGAAGACGATCATCATCGAGGAGCTGTCCCGGGTCAGCGGCGCGATGGGCGCGATGGTGCAGGCATCGCAGCTGGGCACCGCGAAGATCCTCCACTTCGGCACGCCCGAGCAGAAGGAGCGATGGCTGCCCGCGGTCGCGTCCGGCGACTGCCTGCCGACGATCGCGGTGACCGAGAAGACGTCGGGCAGCCACGTGCTCGGCATGTCGACCACGGCCCGGCGCGAGGGCGACCACTACGTCCTCAACGGACGCAAGGCGTTCGTGGGCAACAGCCACGTCGGTGACCTGCACGGGGTGGTGGCCCGCACGGGCAGCGGCAGCCGGGGGCTCTCCGCGTTCCTGGTCGAGGCCGATCGCCCCGGCTTCTCGCTCGCACCGCACCGCCCGGCCGTCGGCCTGCCCGGGTTCAGCTTCGGCGAGCTGATCTTCACCGACTGCCGGGTGCCGGTCGCGAACCTGCTGGGCGGCGAGGGCGACGGGCTGGACGTCGCGTACTCGTCCAGCATCCTGGTCGGCAGGCCGAACCTCACCGCTGTGTCGCTCGGCATCCACGAGGCGATCGTCGCCGAGACCGTCCGCTTCGCGACCTGGCAGCGGCGCTACGGCAAGCCGCTCGCCGAGCTGCCGACCGTCCGCGACCAGATCGGGCGGATGCAGTCGGCGCTGATGACCGCCCGGCTCGCCGCGTACCACGCTGCGTACTTGCTCGATCAGGGGCTTCCCTGCGACGCCGAGTTGCAGAACGCGAAGCTGATCAACGCCGAGTACTCGCTGGACTCCGCGAGGCTCGCGGTCGAGATCCACGGCGCGCACGGGCTGTTCCCGGACGACTCGCCGATCGCCCGCTACCAGCGCGACGCGTTCCACATCCTGCCGCCGGCCGGTACGTCGGCGGTGCAGCGGCTCCGGCTGGCCGAAGCCGCGCTCGGCGCGGACAAGGGCGCGCCCTGGTCCACCCGGTTCGCGCCGCCGGTGGAACCCCCGGCGGAGCTCGTCCCGCTGGCTGACCGGATCCCGGCGCCGCGCGCCGAGGCGTTCGCCGACGCCGAAGCGGTCTGA
- a CDS encoding GAF domain-containing protein has translation MPFDDETGLDLPLPDLHAPQRVARLRELGLYDTPDEQFDALAAKLAQDGATLAGIDYAPYAMVNFRTDRHQFFAGLHVPSESQPSADADGVSRVMDLQHGYCPEVVGRGRALVLDDVCAHPRFESNEVVDLIGIRSYLGDVVHDPRTGIVLGTACIVDTERRAWGRAGLKLIKDTVAQIEQRIAELDR, from the coding sequence ATGCCTTTCGACGACGAGACCGGGCTGGATCTGCCGCTGCCCGACCTGCACGCGCCGCAGCGTGTCGCCCGCCTGCGCGAGCTGGGCCTCTACGACACCCCGGACGAGCAGTTCGACGCGCTGGCCGCGAAGCTCGCCCAGGACGGGGCGACGCTGGCCGGGATCGACTACGCGCCCTACGCGATGGTGAACTTCCGGACCGACCGGCACCAGTTCTTCGCCGGGCTGCACGTGCCGTCCGAGTCCCAGCCCAGCGCCGACGCCGACGGTGTCTCCCGGGTGATGGACCTGCAGCACGGCTACTGCCCGGAGGTCGTCGGCCGCGGCCGGGCGCTGGTGCTGGACGACGTCTGCGCGCACCCCCGCTTCGAGAGCAACGAGGTCGTCGACCTGATCGGGATCCGCAGCTACCTCGGGGACGTCGTCCACGACCCGCGAACCGGGATCGTGCTCGGCACCGCGTGCATCGTCGACACCGAGCGGCGGGCCTGGGGGCGCGCCGGCCTGAAGCTGATCAAGGACACCGTCGCCCAGATCGAGCAGCGCATCGCCGAACTCGACCGCTAG
- a CDS encoding GTP-binding protein: MDSRTSDSDPDESFPFVPLKILVAGGFGVGKTTLVRAVSEITPVTTEALITTASARLDRLDGVEAKTTTTVAMDFGRISFPAQKLKLYLWGTPGQDRFWFMWDELSLGAVGAVVLIDTRRLADSFPAVEYFLDRALPFVVAVNEFDDAYRYTADEVSEALALRPDVPVVHCDARLARSVTDVLIAVVRHSLRAASSASSIRNGS; the protein is encoded by the coding sequence ATGGACTCGAGAACCTCTGACAGCGACCCGGACGAATCGTTTCCGTTCGTCCCGCTGAAGATCCTGGTCGCCGGCGGGTTCGGCGTCGGCAAGACGACGCTGGTCCGCGCGGTCAGCGAGATCACGCCGGTGACCACCGAAGCGCTGATCACCACGGCCAGCGCGCGTCTCGACCGGCTGGACGGCGTCGAGGCGAAGACGACCACGACCGTCGCGATGGACTTCGGCCGGATCTCGTTCCCCGCCCAGAAGCTCAAGCTCTACCTCTGGGGGACTCCCGGCCAGGACCGCTTCTGGTTCATGTGGGACGAGCTGTCGCTGGGCGCGGTCGGCGCGGTCGTCCTGATCGACACGCGGCGGCTCGCGGACAGCTTCCCGGCCGTCGAGTACTTCCTGGACCGTGCCCTGCCGTTCGTCGTCGCGGTCAACGAGTTCGACGACGCCTACCGCTACACCGCCGACGAAGTCAGCGAAGCGCTCGCGCTCCGGCCGGACGTACCGGTCGTGCACTGCGACGCACGGCTGGCGCGTTCGGTGACCGACGTCCTGATCGCGGTCGTGCGCCACTCGCTGCGCGCCGCGTCCTCCGCCTCTTCCATCCGAAACGGGAGCTGA
- a CDS encoding DUF742 domain-containing protein produces MTRPWVEDDDTEAVRPYAVTGGRTAPSVPVDLMALVRATGAVPDHHLEPEQLYAVHACAAEPRTVAEIAAALRRPVQVTKILISDLIGLGAVRLRTPAAAIGPTRERLLEKLLDGLENL; encoded by the coding sequence GTGACCAGACCGTGGGTCGAGGACGACGACACCGAGGCCGTGCGTCCCTATGCCGTGACCGGCGGACGGACCGCGCCGAGCGTCCCCGTCGATCTGATGGCTCTGGTCCGCGCCACCGGCGCGGTCCCGGACCACCACCTGGAACCGGAACAGCTGTACGCGGTCCACGCGTGCGCGGCGGAGCCGCGCACGGTGGCCGAGATCGCGGCGGCGCTGCGGCGACCGGTCCAGGTGACGAAGATCTTGATCTCCGACCTCATCGGGCTGGGCGCCGTACGGCTGCGAACCCCCGCGGCCGCGATCGGACCGACCCGCGAACGCCTCTTGGAGAAGCTGCTCGATGGACTCGAGAACCTCTGA
- a CDS encoding roadblock/LC7 domain-containing protein — translation MTEIYPTPSTPNLTWVLDEFKRDTPDVHTVIAVSIDGISTYANTGLPLADNERLAAITSGFHSLAQGIGAHFAGGVVRQVVAELDNLLFFVAAAGRNTLLAVLAAPHADAGIVGYEMTLLARRVGDYFATASRVGSHRIDDFAG, via the coding sequence ATGACCGAGATCTACCCGACCCCCTCGACGCCCAACCTGACCTGGGTGCTCGACGAGTTCAAACGCGACACGCCCGACGTCCATACGGTGATCGCCGTCAGCATCGACGGCATCTCCACGTACGCCAACACCGGCCTCCCGCTCGCCGACAACGAGCGGCTGGCCGCGATCACCTCCGGGTTCCACAGCCTGGCGCAGGGTATCGGTGCCCACTTCGCGGGCGGCGTGGTGCGGCAGGTGGTGGCCGAACTGGACAACCTGCTGTTCTTCGTCGCCGCGGCCGGACGCAACACGCTGCTCGCGGTGCTCGCCGCACCGCACGCCGACGCCGGCATCGTCGGTTACGAGATGACCCTGCTCGCGCGCCGCGTCGGTGACTACTTCGCGACCGCGAGCCGGGTGGGCAGCCACCGCATCGATGACTTCGCCGGGTGA
- a CDS encoding sensor histidine kinase, giving the protein MTDISAASTPRETAAPSQQQEPPPGADQPPAVRARLWWIVVLALVLVALIGAAAAVLTAAFEPTIWHAVGAAAGWLLVLLGALLAVNAAVRPIGTELAAERAARTKAERAAWEAQWRDNSNRAALEEQQRGIAVAVAQVNAALADSVRELARVAEEIRGGDSPDVRPPALSAEGWPAPLIELHGGVQQLLQASFGVASLTASHQPVGVLITLARRLQPLIHRAIKELDALESQVEDPDLLNALFQLDHLVTRARRQAESIAVLGGATARQIRKPVPVYTVLRQAIAEIEHYGRVKVLRPVQGTIIGPAVTEVIHLIAELVENATVFSPPESRVQIQVDLVPDGLSIEIDDLGLVMSAELRQRMNQLLTTPERLDVGEQLKDGRIGLIVVAAIARRYQIRVRLERNERGGNRALVVLPAKLLSDEPLRRSDLGPSALPAAPVPVAAAIAPPAHAAEPGVLSTLDRERLAEISRDAMANASRTRPPTHNTTGTEGAALGEVDADRKADSARPPLPRRDGQHMAPELRNPIRAEDSEPGAHNPGLFASYQRGRERADAQEPPAAPPTT; this is encoded by the coding sequence ATGACTGACATCTCCGCGGCGAGCACCCCTCGGGAAACGGCGGCGCCGTCGCAGCAACAGGAACCACCGCCGGGAGCCGACCAGCCGCCGGCGGTCCGGGCCCGGCTGTGGTGGATCGTCGTCCTCGCGCTGGTCCTGGTCGCGCTGATCGGCGCCGCCGCCGCGGTGCTCACGGCCGCGTTCGAACCGACGATCTGGCACGCCGTGGGAGCCGCCGCCGGGTGGCTGCTCGTCCTGCTCGGCGCGCTGCTCGCGGTGAACGCCGCGGTGCGTCCGATCGGTACGGAGCTCGCCGCCGAACGCGCGGCGAGAACGAAGGCCGAGCGGGCCGCGTGGGAAGCGCAGTGGCGGGACAACTCCAACCGGGCCGCGCTGGAGGAGCAGCAGCGCGGCATCGCGGTCGCGGTCGCGCAGGTCAACGCCGCGCTCGCCGATTCGGTCCGAGAACTGGCCCGGGTCGCCGAGGAGATCCGCGGCGGTGACAGCCCCGACGTCCGGCCACCCGCGCTGTCCGCCGAGGGCTGGCCGGCGCCGCTGATCGAGTTGCACGGCGGCGTCCAGCAGTTGCTCCAGGCGTCGTTCGGCGTCGCGTCGCTGACCGCGTCGCACCAGCCGGTCGGCGTCCTGATCACGCTCGCCCGGCGGCTGCAGCCGCTGATCCACCGTGCGATCAAGGAGCTCGACGCGCTGGAGAGCCAGGTGGAGGACCCCGACCTGCTCAACGCGCTGTTCCAGCTCGACCACCTGGTGACCCGCGCCCGCAGGCAGGCCGAGAGCATCGCGGTGCTCGGCGGCGCGACCGCGCGCCAGATCCGCAAGCCGGTGCCGGTCTACACGGTGCTCCGGCAGGCGATCGCGGAGATCGAGCACTACGGCCGGGTCAAGGTGCTGCGGCCGGTGCAGGGCACGATCATCGGTCCCGCGGTCACCGAGGTCATCCACCTGATCGCCGAGCTGGTGGAGAACGCCACCGTGTTCTCGCCGCCGGAGTCGCGAGTGCAGATCCAGGTCGACCTGGTGCCGGACGGGTTGTCGATCGAGATCGACGACCTCGGCCTGGTCATGTCGGCCGAGCTGCGGCAGCGGATGAACCAACTGCTCACCACCCCGGAGCGGTTGGACGTCGGTGAGCAGCTCAAGGACGGCCGGATCGGTCTGATCGTGGTCGCGGCGATCGCCCGCCGCTACCAGATCCGGGTCCGGCTGGAGCGCAACGAGCGCGGGGGCAACCGCGCGCTGGTCGTGCTCCCGGCGAAGCTGCTCAGCGACGAGCCGCTGCGCCGCTCGGATCTGGGTCCGTCCGCGCTGCCCGCGGCGCCGGTCCCGGTAGCCGCCGCGATCGCCCCACCCGCCCACGCCGCCGAGCCCGGTGTGCTCTCCACGCTCGACCGGGAGCGGCTGGCCGAGATCAGCCGGGACGCGATGGCCAACGCCAGCCGTACCCGGCCGCCGACCCACAACACGACCGGGACGGAAGGTGCGGCGCTCGGCGAGGTCGACGCCGACCGGAAGGCCGACTCCGCGCGGCCGCCACTGCCCCGGCGGGACGGCCAGCACATGGCGCCCGAGCTCCGAAACCCGATCCGGGCCGAGGATTCCGAGCCGGGCGCGCACAACCCCGGATTGTTCGCGTCCTACCAGCGGGGACGCGAGCGGGCCGACGCGCAAGAACCCCCGGCGGCGCCGCCCACCACCTGA
- a CDS encoding VOC family protein — MFTERVRDLAHVGSVELFTPTPEESRAFFVDLLGMSESGRQGDSVYLHAWDDYERFTVKLTASSTSGIGRTYVRAASPQALERRAAQIGTGSWVEDELGIGRIYLCTDPDGHEVGLYWETERFTPSPGKGPALKNQADRFPGRGANVRRLDHVNYLSVDTPACGRFLTESLRARPTEQIVLDSGDVSAIWYTVSDKSYDLVYTNDWTGTHGRLHHVAFATDTREDILRAADVMLENGIHIETGPHKHAIQQTFFLYVWEPGGNRIELCNAGARLVLAPDWELISWTQAERAKGQAWGLKTIETFHTHGTPPVS, encoded by the coding sequence ATGTTCACCGAGCGCGTCCGCGACCTCGCCCACGTCGGCTCGGTCGAGCTGTTCACCCCGACCCCGGAGGAGAGCCGCGCGTTCTTCGTCGATCTGCTGGGGATGAGCGAGTCCGGCCGGCAGGGCGATTCGGTCTACCTGCACGCGTGGGACGACTACGAGCGATTCACGGTCAAACTCACGGCCAGTTCGACGTCGGGAATCGGCCGCACGTACGTCCGGGCCGCGTCGCCGCAGGCCCTGGAGCGGCGGGCGGCCCAGATCGGTACCGGCTCCTGGGTCGAGGACGAGCTGGGGATCGGCAGGATCTACCTCTGTACCGACCCGGACGGCCACGAGGTCGGGCTGTACTGGGAGACCGAGCGGTTCACACCGTCGCCGGGCAAGGGGCCGGCGCTGAAGAACCAGGCCGATCGGTTCCCGGGGCGCGGCGCGAACGTGCGGCGGCTCGACCACGTCAACTACCTGTCGGTCGACACCCCGGCGTGCGGGCGGTTCCTCACCGAGAGCCTGCGGGCCCGGCCGACCGAGCAGATCGTGCTCGACTCCGGCGACGTCTCCGCGATCTGGTACACGGTCTCCGACAAGTCCTACGACCTCGTCTACACCAACGACTGGACCGGCACCCACGGGCGGCTGCACCACGTCGCGTTCGCCACCGACACCCGGGAAGACATCCTGCGGGCCGCGGACGTGATGCTGGAGAACGGGATCCACATCGAGACCGGCCCGCACAAACACGCGATCCAGCAGACGTTCTTCCTCTACGTCTGGGAGCCGGGCGGCAACCGGATCGAGCTGTGCAACGCCGGTGCGCGGCTGGTGCTGGCGCCGGACTGGGAGCTGATCTCGTGGACCCAGGCCGAGCGCGCGAAGGGCCAGGCCTGGGGACTCAAGACGATCGAGACGTTCCACACCCACGGCACGCCCCCCGTCAGCTAG
- a CDS encoding 4-oxalomesaconate tautomerase, with amino-acid sequence MAFDGVRCLLMRGGTSKGVYFLAEDLPAEAAARDDLLLRLFGSPDERQVDGIGGGHPLTSKAAVVSRSENDPDADVDYLFLQIVPDRATVSTGQPCGNILAGIAPFAVERGLVEAGPEITTVRIRMVNTGGLAIATIRTSGGRVRYDGNTVIAGAPFPAAPVSIRFADTAGAICGGLLPTGSVRDDLDGTPVTCVDNGMPVVLVNAASLGVSGYETTTELEANDLLRARLEALRLRAGTLMGLGDVSGATVPKMTLVAPPRNGGTLTTRTFIPHRCHPAIGVLAGISVATAVALPGSVAADVVGSAAHAGSRIRIEHPTGHFDTANDPDAAPEDARISVLSTARKLFDGVAWPRP; translated from the coding sequence ATGGCGTTTGACGGGGTCCGCTGCCTGCTGATGCGCGGTGGCACGTCGAAGGGGGTGTACTTCCTCGCCGAGGACTTACCGGCCGAGGCCGCGGCCCGCGACGACCTGCTGCTGCGGCTGTTCGGTTCCCCGGACGAGCGGCAGGTCGACGGTATCGGCGGCGGCCATCCGCTGACCAGCAAGGCCGCCGTGGTGAGCCGCAGCGAGAACGACCCGGACGCCGACGTGGACTACCTGTTCCTGCAGATCGTCCCGGACCGCGCCACGGTCTCGACCGGCCAGCCGTGCGGCAACATCCTGGCCGGGATCGCGCCGTTCGCGGTGGAACGCGGGCTGGTCGAGGCCGGGCCGGAGATCACGACCGTGCGGATCCGGATGGTCAACACCGGCGGCCTGGCGATCGCGACGATCCGGACGTCCGGCGGCCGGGTGCGGTACGACGGGAACACGGTGATCGCCGGAGCGCCGTTCCCGGCCGCGCCGGTGTCGATCCGGTTCGCCGACACCGCCGGCGCGATCTGCGGCGGCTTGCTGCCCACCGGCTCGGTCCGCGACGACCTCGACGGCACGCCGGTGACCTGTGTGGACAACGGGATGCCGGTGGTGCTCGTGAACGCCGCCTCGCTCGGCGTCAGCGGGTACGAGACCACGACCGAGCTGGAGGCGAACGACCTGCTGCGGGCCCGGCTGGAAGCGCTACGGCTCCGGGCCGGAACGCTGATGGGCCTCGGTGACGTCTCCGGCGCCACCGTGCCCAAGATGACGCTGGTGGCGCCGCCGCGGAACGGCGGCACGCTGACGACGCGCACGTTCATCCCGCACCGCTGCCACCCCGCGATCGGGGTGCTGGCCGGGATCAGCGTCGCGACCGCGGTCGCGCTGCCCGGCTCGGTCGCCGCCGACGTCGTCGGCTCGGCGGCGCACGCCGGAAGCCGGATCCGGATCGAGCACCCGACCGGCCACTTCGACACCGCGAACGACCCGGACGCCGCCCCGGAGGACGCGCGAATCAGCGTCCTGAGCACGGCTCGCAAGCTCTTCGACGGCGTGGCCTGGCCCCGACCGTGA
- a CDS encoding 4-carboxy-4-hydroxy-2-oxoadipate aldolase/oxaloacetate decarboxylase, giving the protein MRTVIVTDVPRPAAASLDALRGFGVATVHEAQGRTGYLGPDLVARVPGACIAGAVVTAVCWPGDNLMIHAAVEQCAPGDVLLVTTTSPCRDGLFGELLATSLRSRGVRGAVLTTGVRDVAELRELPFPVWSAAVSAQGTVKATAGAVNVPIAVGGVLVHPGDALVADDDGVVVVPRAEVDAVVEASRARETAEDATRAALAAGELGLDRYRLRPLLERLGVEYVKHGV; this is encoded by the coding sequence ATGAGGACGGTCATCGTCACCGACGTCCCCCGCCCGGCGGCGGCGAGCCTGGACGCGCTGCGCGGGTTCGGCGTGGCCACCGTGCACGAGGCGCAGGGCCGCACCGGGTACCTCGGCCCCGACCTGGTCGCGCGGGTGCCCGGGGCTTGCATCGCCGGTGCGGTGGTCACGGCGGTTTGCTGGCCGGGTGACAACCTGATGATCCACGCGGCGGTCGAGCAGTGCGCGCCCGGCGACGTACTGCTCGTCACCACGACCTCACCGTGCCGCGACGGCCTGTTCGGCGAACTGCTCGCGACATCGCTGCGCAGCCGCGGCGTACGGGGCGCGGTACTGACCACCGGCGTCCGGGACGTCGCCGAACTGCGAGAGCTTCCGTTCCCGGTCTGGTCGGCGGCGGTGAGCGCCCAGGGGACCGTCAAGGCCACCGCGGGCGCGGTCAACGTCCCGATCGCGGTCGGTGGGGTGCTGGTGCACCCCGGGGACGCGCTGGTCGCGGACGACGACGGCGTCGTCGTGGTGCCCCGGGCAGAGGTGGACGCCGTGGTCGAGGCCTCCCGGGCGCGCGAGACCGCGGAAGACGCCACCCGTGCGGCGCTGGCCGCCGGGGAGCTGGGCCTGGACCGGTACCGGCTGCGGCCGCTGCTGGAGCGACTCGGCGTGGAGTACGTGAAGCATGGCGTTTGA
- a CDS encoding PIG-L deacetylase family protein yields the protein MSESLLVVSAHAGDFVWRAGGAVALTTSRGGTATVVCLTYGERGESARAWREGHTLEEIKAIRRSEAESAADALGARIEFLDAGDYPLRPSETITDRLVHLYRELQPTVVLTHPLEDPYNGDHPVAARIALEARVLAQAIGYPAPGDPLGAPPVFFFEPHQPEQCGFVPQVLLDVTPVFETKQKAMGCLPAQQHMWSYYTDLATRRGVQLKRNAGPNLGLTSDTKAEAYMRYYPQVTTELA from the coding sequence GTGTCGGAGTCTTTGTTGGTCGTCAGCGCACACGCCGGCGACTTCGTCTGGCGCGCCGGCGGTGCGGTCGCGCTGACCACGTCTCGCGGCGGCACCGCGACCGTCGTCTGCCTCACCTACGGCGAGCGTGGCGAGTCCGCGCGGGCCTGGCGCGAGGGCCACACGCTGGAGGAGATCAAGGCGATCCGCCGGTCGGAGGCGGAGAGCGCGGCCGACGCTCTGGGCGCCCGGATCGAGTTCCTCGACGCCGGTGACTACCCGCTCCGCCCGAGCGAGACGATCACCGACCGGCTCGTCCACCTCTACCGCGAGTTGCAGCCGACCGTGGTCCTCACGCATCCGCTGGAGGACCCGTACAACGGCGACCACCCGGTCGCCGCCCGGATCGCGCTGGAAGCGCGGGTGCTGGCGCAGGCCATCGGGTACCCCGCGCCCGGCGACCCGCTCGGCGCCCCGCCGGTGTTCTTCTTCGAACCGCACCAGCCCGAGCAGTGCGGCTTCGTCCCGCAGGTGCTGCTCGACGTCACGCCGGTGTTCGAGACCAAGCAGAAGGCGATGGGCTGCTTACCCGCCCAGCAACACATGTGGTCGTACTACACCGACCTGGCGACCCGCCGGGGCGTCCAGCTCAAGCGCAATGCCGGACCAAACCTGGGGCTGACCAGCGACACCAAGGCCGAGGCCTACATGCGGTACTACCCGCAGGTGACGACGGAGCTCGCATGA
- a CDS encoding GntR family transcriptional regulator produces the protein MPLAPVTADRTHAPADADRVADGIRSAILAGELVADQRLVEAELSERYRASRGAVRTALLVLAHEGLVERIANRGARVRAVSIEEAINITEVRMVVEGLCAAKAAERVTDAQIAELRGLADAMRTAVATGEVLTYSQLNEQLHGLIREIAAQPVAAEVLARLRAQNVRHQFRLALRPGRPQVSLPEHLAIIDEICARSPGGAERAIRRHIQSVIDALRASGPQ, from the coding sequence GTGCCGCTCGCGCCGGTCACAGCCGACCGCACCCACGCCCCCGCGGACGCCGACCGGGTCGCCGACGGGATCCGGTCCGCGATCCTCGCCGGGGAACTCGTCGCCGATCAGCGGCTGGTGGAGGCGGAACTCTCCGAGCGGTACCGAGCGAGCCGCGGCGCGGTCCGCACCGCGCTGCTCGTGCTCGCGCACGAGGGACTGGTCGAGCGGATCGCGAACCGGGGTGCGCGGGTCCGGGCGGTCAGCATCGAGGAGGCCATCAACATCACCGAGGTGCGGATGGTCGTCGAGGGGCTGTGCGCCGCGAAGGCCGCCGAGCGGGTCACCGACGCCCAGATCGCCGAGCTGCGCGGCCTCGCCGACGCGATGCGCACCGCGGTCGCGACCGGCGAGGTGCTGACGTACTCGCAGCTCAACGAGCAGCTCCACGGTCTGATCCGGGAGATCGCCGCGCAGCCCGTCGCCGCCGAGGTGCTGGCTCGGCTGCGGGCGCAGAACGTACGCCACCAGTTCCGGCTGGCGTTGCGTCCGGGGCGGCCGCAGGTGTCGCTGCCCGAGCACCTCGCGATCATCGACGAGATCTGCGCCCGCAGCCCCGGTGGCGCCGAGCGGGCGATCCGACGGCACATCCAGAGCGTCATCGACGCCCTCCGCGCCAGCGGCCCGCAGTAA
- a CDS encoding IclR family transcriptional regulator → MSQSVARALSLLDRVANGTGTLGELAEAEGVHKSTVLRLLRVLEEEGFVHHDGAHRYVLGPHLFRLAQQALDSFEVRVVAAPRLRRLRDEISQTVHLAVLDGAVATYVDKLEPREMPVRMASRIGASAALHSTAVGKVLLAGLDPAERDELVARLEYERFTERTPSGPAELLAEVARVAERGWATDHAENETFINCVAAPIRGADGRTLAAVSVSVPDVLLPYEGVLELVPSLVAAAADASRDCGHRP, encoded by the coding sequence ATGAGCCAGTCCGTGGCACGGGCGTTGTCGCTGCTCGACCGGGTGGCGAACGGTACCGGCACGCTCGGCGAGCTGGCCGAGGCCGAGGGCGTCCACAAGAGCACGGTGTTGCGGCTGCTGCGCGTCCTGGAGGAGGAGGGTTTTGTCCACCACGACGGCGCGCACCGCTACGTGCTGGGCCCCCACTTGTTCCGGCTGGCCCAGCAGGCGCTGGACTCGTTCGAGGTGCGGGTCGTGGCCGCTCCCCGGCTCCGGCGGCTCCGCGACGAGATCAGCCAGACCGTGCATCTCGCGGTGCTGGACGGCGCGGTGGCGACCTACGTGGACAAGCTGGAGCCGCGGGAGATGCCGGTGCGGATGGCGTCCCGGATCGGCGCGTCGGCGGCGCTGCACAGCACCGCGGTCGGCAAGGTCCTGCTCGCCGGGCTCGACCCGGCCGAACGGGACGAGCTCGTCGCGCGCCTGGAGTACGAACGCTTCACCGAGCGGACGCCGAGCGGCCCGGCCGAGCTGCTGGCCGAGGTGGCGCGGGTGGCCGAGCGCGGCTGGGCGACCGACCATGCCGAGAACGAGACGTTCATCAACTGCGTCGCCGCGCCGATCCGGGGCGCCGACGGGCGGACGCTGGCCGCGGTGTCGGTGTCCGTCCCGGACGTCCTGCTGCCGTACGAGGGTGTGCTGGAACTCGTCCCGTCCCTGGTGGCCGCCGCCGCCGACGCCTCCCGCGACTGCGGACACCGCCCCTGA